One part of the Halopenitus persicus genome encodes these proteins:
- a CDS encoding RNA polymerase Rpb4 family protein, translating to MTIFKEKLEEETITTAEAKEILVDIEAERADDEDRELRYELARAIEHVNRFAVLEAEESRELVEELTALEYVDEQAAIKIADLLPGDRTELRSVFAQERYSLDGDQLDEILNVVAKYA from the coding sequence ATGACCATCTTCAAAGAGAAGCTCGAGGAGGAGACCATCACGACGGCGGAGGCCAAGGAGATCCTCGTCGACATCGAGGCCGAACGGGCCGACGACGAGGACCGTGAGCTGCGATACGAGCTCGCGCGGGCCATCGAGCACGTCAACCGCTTTGCGGTCCTCGAGGCCGAGGAATCACGCGAACTCGTCGAGGAACTCACCGCGCTCGAATACGTCGACGAACAGGCCGCGATCAAGATCGCCGACCTGCTGCCCGGGGACCGGACCGAGCTGCGTTCGGTGTTCGCCCAGGAGCGGTACTCGCTCGACGGCGACCAGCTCGACGAGATCCTGAACGTCGTCGCGAAGTACGCCTGA
- a CDS encoding HemK2/MTQ2 family protein methyltransferase, producing MTDLAERRGTETTVYQPAEDSGLLAEAAIAEATGRVLEVGTGSGWVAERIAEADATGDLEVVASDVNPHACEQARERGLETVRASLLDPFRDGVFDTVAFNPPYLPTDPDNEWDDWMETALSGGRTGRELIEPFLADVGRVLTPGGRVLLLVSSLTGYEAVIDRVEAAGFAHEVVREESYPFETLSILRLTRR from the coding sequence GTGACCGACCTCGCCGAACGCCGCGGAACGGAAACGACCGTCTATCAGCCCGCCGAGGACTCCGGCCTGCTCGCGGAGGCAGCGATCGCCGAAGCGACCGGCCGCGTGCTGGAGGTCGGCACCGGGTCGGGCTGGGTCGCCGAACGCATCGCCGAGGCCGACGCGACCGGCGACCTCGAGGTCGTCGCGAGCGACGTGAACCCGCACGCCTGCGAGCAGGCACGCGAGCGCGGCCTCGAGACGGTTCGCGCGAGCCTGCTCGATCCCTTCCGGGACGGGGTCTTCGACACCGTCGCGTTCAACCCGCCGTATCTGCCGACGGACCCGGACAACGAATGGGACGACTGGATGGAGACGGCGCTGTCGGGCGGTCGGACCGGCCGCGAGCTGATCGAACCGTTCCTCGCGGACGTCGGCCGGGTGCTCACGCCGGGCGGGCGCGTCCTGCTGCTCGTGAGTTCGCTGACCGGCTACGAGGCGGTCATCGACCGCGTCGAGGCGGCCGGCTTCGCCCACGAGGTCGTCCGGGAGGAGTCGTATCCCTTCGAGACGCTCTCGATACTCCGCCTGACGCGACGGTGA
- a CDS encoding 16S ribosomal RNA methyltransferase A — translation MTDSPSDPDPGDRDPDGLIRRAGLRVDPDQDQHFLVDDRVLDRIPTYLPDAADRSHLLEIGGGAGALTDRLLASLPANGQLTVIERNEGYASFLEAEFADAVADGRLAVVAGDALDVELPPFTASVSNLPYGVSSEIAFRLLPAKRPLVATFQAEFADRMVAEPGTSEYGRLSVSAQHYADVEIVERIPREAFEPKPAVESAVVRCTPRDPEYEVDDEAFFLRFVKALFTQRRKTVRNAIRNTGHISGLGAPEAVVEAVDEDLLRKRPGDLAPSTFAEIAAVAAEHGDPTGE, via the coding sequence ATGACCGACTCGCCGAGCGACCCCGACCCGGGCGACCGTGACCCGGACGGCCTGATCCGCCGGGCCGGCCTTCGGGTCGACCCCGACCAGGACCAGCACTTCCTCGTCGACGACCGCGTCCTCGACCGGATCCCGACGTACCTTCCGGACGCGGCGGACCGAAGCCATCTCCTCGAGATCGGCGGCGGCGCGGGCGCGCTGACCGACCGCCTGCTCGCATCGCTGCCCGCGAACGGGCAGTTGACCGTGATCGAACGCAACGAGGGGTACGCGTCGTTCCTCGAGGCGGAGTTCGCGGACGCGGTCGCCGACGGCCGCCTTGCGGTCGTTGCGGGCGATGCGCTCGACGTCGAGTTGCCGCCGTTCACCGCGTCCGTCTCGAACCTGCCGTACGGCGTCTCCTCGGAGATCGCCTTTCGACTGCTGCCGGCAAAGCGGCCGCTGGTGGCCACCTTTCAGGCGGAGTTCGCGGACCGGATGGTCGCCGAGCCGGGAACGAGCGAGTACGGGCGGCTGTCCGTCTCGGCGCAACACTACGCGGACGTCGAGATCGTCGAGCGGATCCCCCGGGAGGCCTTCGAACCGAAGCCGGCCGTGGAGAGCGCGGTCGTCCGCTGTACCCCACGGGACCCGGAGTACGAGGTCGACGACGAGGCGTTCTTCTTGCGGTTCGTCAAGGCGCTGTTCACCCAGCGCCGGAAGACGGTCCGGAACGCCATCCGGAACACGGGCCACATCTCCGGGCTCGGAGCGCCGGAGGCGGTCGTCGAGGCGGTCGACGAGGACCTGCTCCGGAAACGCCCCGGGGACCTCGCGCCGTCCACCTTCGCGGAGATCGCGGCGGTCGCGGCCGAGCACGGGGATCCGACCGGGGAGTGA
- a CDS encoding 6-hydroxymethylpterin diphosphokinase MptE-like protein encodes MNFQTWEPAYEAILADFGFDRAADERARDVAATLATPFPDDRLDVLADATVAIAGAGPSLTDADALEVAADADAIVAASTAVDVLAEAGIAVDVMVTDLDKNPETAERLSEAGTTVAAHAHGDNVPAIREWFPRFSQEHVLATTQAAPRGPVVNVGGFTDGDRAAFLADHAGAATLRFVGWDFTDPTVSETKARKLEWAARLLHWLERRRGERFGILDDRRSELSLPWLST; translated from the coding sequence ATGAACTTCCAGACGTGGGAGCCGGCCTACGAGGCGATCCTGGCGGACTTCGGGTTCGACCGGGCCGCTGACGAGCGTGCGCGCGACGTCGCCGCGACGCTTGCGACACCGTTCCCGGACGACCGGCTCGACGTCCTCGCGGACGCGACCGTGGCGATCGCGGGGGCCGGCCCGTCGCTGACCGACGCCGACGCCCTCGAGGTGGCCGCCGACGCGGACGCGATCGTCGCCGCGTCAACGGCGGTCGACGTCCTCGCCGAGGCGGGGATCGCAGTCGACGTGATGGTCACGGACCTCGACAAGAACCCCGAGACGGCAGAGCGGCTGAGCGAGGCGGGAACGACGGTCGCCGCGCACGCACACGGGGATAACGTTCCGGCGATCCGGGAGTGGTTCCCACGGTTTTCCCAGGAGCACGTCCTCGCGACCACGCAGGCCGCGCCGCGCGGCCCGGTGGTCAACGTCGGCGGGTTCACCGACGGCGATCGGGCGGCGTTCCTCGCGGACCACGCCGGTGCCGCGACGCTGCGCTTCGTCGGATGGGACTTCACGGATCCGACGGTGAGCGAAACGAAGGCGCGCAAGCTCGAATGGGCGGCCCGTCTATTGCACTGGCTCGAGCGGCGGCGCGGCGAGCGGTTCGGGATCCTGGACGACCGTCGGTCCGAGCTATCGCTGCCGTGGCTATCGACGTGA
- a CDS encoding DUF655 domain-containing protein, translating into MNEPQRSRVLPDGGTETESGDDTGRSEDGGSAAAASADADDEDREFAVALDVLPQGRPGDDRPQYQKSPIAYALGEADFRLFELTLADDADRSVGDRIAIEPRADDVSRYREVSHDDLTHNAAAEIEYAVEQIVEEDERRFVDFYNDAEPITLRLHRLNLLPGIGKKLRNNVLDERKRGPFESFEDIADRISGLHRPKEVLVERIIEEIREDDLKYRVFVDRRDD; encoded by the coding sequence ATGAACGAACCCCAGCGTTCGCGCGTGCTCCCGGACGGCGGGACCGAGACCGAGTCCGGAGACGACACGGGGCGCTCCGAGGACGGCGGATCGGCCGCCGCCGCGTCCGCGGACGCCGACGACGAGGACCGCGAGTTCGCGGTCGCGCTCGACGTGTTACCACAGGGCCGTCCCGGCGACGACCGACCCCAGTACCAGAAGTCGCCGATCGCGTACGCGCTGGGGGAAGCTGACTTCAGGCTGTTCGAACTCACGCTGGCCGACGACGCCGACCGGTCCGTCGGCGACCGCATCGCGATCGAGCCGCGGGCGGACGACGTCTCGCGGTACCGCGAGGTCAGCCACGACGATCTGACCCACAACGCCGCCGCGGAGATCGAGTACGCGGTCGAGCAGATCGTCGAGGAGGACGAGCGGCGGTTCGTCGACTTCTACAACGACGCCGAGCCGATCACGCTGCGACTCCACCGGCTCAACCTGCTGCCCGGGATCGGGAAGAAGCTGCGCAACAACGTCCTCGACGAGCGGAAGCGCGGTCCCTTCGAGAGCTTCGAGGACATCGCCGACCGGATCTCCGGACTCCACCGGCCCAAGGAGGTGCTGGTCGAGCGGATCATCGAGGAGATCCGCGAGGACGACCTCAAATACCGCGTGTTCGTCGACAGACGCGACGACTGA
- a CDS encoding tRNA (guanine(26)-N(2))-dimethyltransferase — MEREEGGIVIEVPESRNGASEGTGDDVFFNPTQELNRDVTVAVLRAYRDREPRAASYLDAMAASGIRGVRAAAEGYDVTCTDTDADAVALARSNLERNDLDGEVRQQGCNVAMHEGLFDVVDLDPYGTPIPFVDAAFANARNLVCVTATDTAPLCGAHQRSGIRKYGATPQNTEYHPEMGLRTLLSALVRTAARYDVAATPICSHVSRHYVRTYLELDGGAQTADDRIDELGFVFHCEDCLFRDHEYGLIPSADRPDRCPRCDSNRLLVAGPIWLGAVAEPDFVRAVGDAIDDEMGEAKRARRLLDRVATELDTPTHYDQHRLYKQWGEPAIGMDEFVDRLRAAGHEATRAHYHGTAFKTPATIPEIREAVLGE; from the coding sequence ATGGAACGCGAGGAGGGCGGGATCGTCATCGAGGTCCCGGAGTCACGCAACGGCGCGAGCGAGGGCACCGGCGACGACGTCTTCTTCAACCCGACCCAGGAGCTGAACCGGGACGTCACCGTCGCCGTCCTGCGCGCCTACCGCGACCGGGAGCCGCGGGCGGCATCGTACCTCGACGCGATGGCGGCCTCGGGGATCCGCGGCGTGCGCGCCGCCGCCGAGGGGTACGACGTCACCTGCACCGACACCGACGCCGACGCCGTCGCGCTGGCCCGGTCGAACCTCGAGCGCAACGACCTCGACGGGGAGGTCCGCCAACAGGGGTGTAACGTCGCGATGCACGAGGGGCTGTTCGACGTGGTCGACCTGGACCCGTACGGGACGCCGATCCCCTTCGTGGACGCCGCCTTCGCCAACGCCCGAAACCTGGTGTGCGTCACCGCGACCGACACGGCGCCGCTGTGTGGCGCCCACCAGCGATCGGGGATCCGCAAGTACGGAGCGACCCCGCAGAACACCGAGTACCACCCCGAGATGGGGCTCCGGACGCTGCTGTCCGCGCTCGTGCGGACGGCGGCGCGGTACGACGTGGCCGCGACCCCGATCTGCTCGCACGTCTCCCGGCACTACGTGCGAACCTACCTCGAGCTCGATGGCGGCGCGCAGACCGCGGACGACCGCATCGACGAGCTCGGGTTCGTCTTCCACTGCGAGGACTGCCTCTTCAGGGACCACGAGTACGGCCTGATCCCCTCGGCAGACCGGCCGGATCGGTGTCCGCGATGCGACTCGAACCGGCTGCTCGTCGCCGGCCCGATCTGGCTCGGGGCGGTCGCCGAACCCGACTTCGTCCGGGCGGTCGGGGACGCGATCGACGACGAAATGGGGGAGGCCAAGCGGGCACGGCGGCTCCTGGACCGCGTCGCGACGGAGCTCGACACGCCGACCCACTACGACCAGCACCGGCTCTACAAGCAGTGGGGCGAGCCCGCGATCGGGATGGACGAGTTCGTCGACCGGCTCCGGGCGGCCGGCCACGAGGCGACGCGGGCCCACTACCACGGGACGGCGTTCAAGACGCCGGCGACGATCCCGGAGATCCGCGAGGCGGTTCTCGGGGAGTAA
- a CDS encoding phosphatase PAP2 family protein, with protein sequence MTRGIGEFAIVEALPDAVVVAGAAVTSLGDTAFVFVLLLATYWFLPARAATEPRRTAATLIATVTGALAVVTLLKVGIGLPRPPAAAVPAAVPDWLPTTLESWFAGATTGDGFGFPSGHATGGTVTYLGLAAALDRLGAARRRLAVGAIVVAAVALSRVVIEVHYVVDVVVGAVLGTALLIGGVALARGSLRGVDRLGGLSGAGRHRLARERRRLDPTRPFVAAAVAGLLGVVIAVGAGEPGSIVDASAAVGTALGGAAGWRLCEGAEPPVWAPVGLVAAAVAGPLWIIALADVVVPAVGALLAFVATAIILATPRLSVRVDHRREASSSYSDSP encoded by the coding sequence ATGACCCGCGGGATCGGGGAGTTCGCGATCGTCGAGGCGCTGCCGGATGCCGTGGTCGTTGCGGGCGCCGCCGTGACCTCGCTCGGCGACACCGCGTTCGTCTTCGTGCTCCTCCTCGCGACCTACTGGTTTCTCCCGGCACGCGCGGCGACGGAACCCCGGCGCACCGCCGCGACGCTGATCGCGACCGTCACCGGCGCGCTCGCGGTGGTCACGCTGTTGAAGGTCGGGATCGGACTGCCGCGACCGCCGGCCGCAGCCGTCCCCGCTGCCGTGCCGGACTGGCTCCCGACGACCCTCGAGTCCTGGTTCGCGGGCGCGACCACGGGCGACGGCTTCGGGTTCCCGAGCGGCCACGCGACGGGCGGGACGGTCACGTATCTGGGACTCGCCGCCGCGCTTGACCGCCTCGGCGCCGCGCGCCGCCGGCTCGCGGTCGGCGCGATCGTGGTCGCGGCGGTTGCGCTCTCGCGCGTCGTGATCGAGGTGCACTACGTGGTCGACGTGGTCGTCGGCGCGGTCCTCGGAACGGCGCTCCTCATCGGAGGCGTGGCGCTGGCTCGAGGGAGTCTCCGTGGAGTCGACCGACTCGGCGGACTGAGCGGTGCGGGCCGCCACCGACTTGCCCGGGAGCGGCGACGGCTCGACCCCACACGCCCGTTCGTCGCGGCGGCCGTCGCCGGCCTCCTCGGGGTCGTGATCGCGGTCGGGGCCGGCGAGCCGGGGAGCATCGTCGACGCGAGCGCGGCGGTGGGAACCGCGCTCGGCGGCGCCGCGGGGTGGCGTCTCTGTGAGGGGGCGGAACCGCCGGTGTGGGCGCCGGTCGGGCTAGTCGCCGCCGCGGTCGCCGGACCGCTCTGGATCATTGCCCTCGCGGACGTCGTCGTGCCGGCCGTCGGCGCCCTGCTCGCGTTCGTGGCGACCGCGATCATCCTCGCGACGCCCCGGCTCTCGGTCCGCGTCGATCACCGGCGCGAGGCGTCCTCGTCGTACAGCGACTCGCCGTAG
- a CDS encoding mechanosensitive ion channel family protein, with amino-acid sequence MIGVEALLVTDTLLPGNGQVALGPLERAVASAGVAAVVLAVRYLVRRYRSGHEGDLGTTKRLALSSIIAASTAAGVLTVVGLWGLGDQLVAAYGNLELAEQVPNIVLAVIVLGGAYAMTDFLGQIIREVVSTGKTISTHQKQIIYRLTQLGVYSLAGLIVIGLFTDNLGSLLVGAGFLGIVVGMAARQTLGSVLAGIVLMFSRPFEIGDWIEFEENEGTVTEITIFHTRVQTFDGEFVTIPNDRIANNPIIDRSRKGRLRIEIEVGIDYDDDPDHAADVAQEAMAGIDDVRTAPRPKVVAKRFGDSSVVLGARFWIDQPSARKRWRTQTTVISAIHEAFREEGITIPFPQRTHGARSEGLSVTVGSGSDATGANGEGRNGEGRNGDAGTGGGE; translated from the coding sequence ATGATCGGCGTCGAGGCCCTCCTGGTAACCGATACGCTCCTGCCCGGAAACGGGCAGGTCGCGCTCGGGCCGCTCGAGCGGGCGGTCGCGAGCGCCGGCGTCGCGGCGGTCGTGCTCGCTGTTCGATACCTCGTCCGACGCTATCGAAGCGGTCACGAGGGCGACCTCGGAACGACCAAACGACTTGCCCTCTCGAGCATAATCGCCGCGTCGACGGCGGCGGGCGTGCTCACGGTCGTCGGGCTCTGGGGACTGGGCGACCAGCTGGTGGCCGCCTACGGCAACCTCGAACTCGCCGAGCAGGTCCCGAACATCGTGCTCGCGGTCATCGTGCTCGGCGGCGCGTACGCGATGACCGACTTTCTCGGACAGATCATCCGTGAGGTCGTCTCGACCGGAAAGACGATCTCGACCCACCAAAAGCAGATCATCTACCGGCTGACCCAGCTCGGGGTCTACTCGTTGGCAGGGTTGATCGTCATCGGCCTGTTCACCGACAACCTCGGCAGCCTCCTCGTCGGTGCCGGCTTCCTCGGCATCGTCGTCGGGATGGCGGCGCGCCAGACGCTCGGGTCCGTTCTGGCCGGGATCGTGTTGATGTTCTCGCGGCCCTTCGAGATCGGCGACTGGATCGAGTTCGAGGAGAACGAGGGGACGGTCACCGAGATCACCATCTTTCACACGCGGGTCCAGACGTTCGACGGCGAGTTCGTCACGATCCCGAACGACCGGATCGCGAACAACCCGATCATCGACCGGTCCCGCAAGGGACGGCTCCGGATCGAGATCGAGGTCGGGATCGACTACGACGACGACCCGGACCACGCGGCGGACGTGGCACAGGAGGCGATGGCCGGCATCGACGACGTCCGGACGGCGCCGCGACCGAAGGTCGTCGCCAAACGGTTCGGCGACTCCTCGGTCGTTCTTGGGGCTCGCTTCTGGATCGACCAGCCCAGCGCCCGAAAGCGATGGCGCACGCAGACGACGGTCATCTCGGCGATCCACGAGGCCTTCCGCGAGGAGGGGATCACGATCCCGTTCCCGCAGCGCACTCACGGCGCGAGGTCCGAGGGGCTCTCGGTCACGGTCGGGTCGGGAAGCGACGCCACCGGCGCGAACGGCGAGGGTCGAAACGGCGAGGGTCGAAACGGCGACGCCGGGACGGGAGGCGGCGAGTGA
- a CDS encoding YhjD/YihY/BrkB family envelope integrity protein has protein sequence MYATVSTHVETTRRIVAVVRDRDVTFLAASVAYYAFISLVPSLLLLVAVASAALGDAFATVVLAESRAFLTPAGQETVASAIASAEGRTGATILGAVVLGWSTLKVFRGLDTAFQAAYGIEEPSTLIGELSDAAVVAVGIGTGIVSMIVLGTLIAGSELLPAVADVPGVGIVGMLVLPVVLVVVFLPMYYVLPNCPMSVREAIPGTLLAAVGWTALQAGFQAYAATAGQYQVYGVLGGILLLVTWLYLASIVVIVGAVANAVIADRQLQGDPGRPTDMGDREDTEARATSDDETPQGAPDVAALEAEVRRLRADLDEFEDDVEQRTVDRPRLETELKTYVRKRVRRGHARGWGPYLVLLYGTVLTLGAFRYLEAGYAIAAMLILGLSTLGLYTLFVLVGVGLNVLEAPGKAVDYVRNRGDD, from the coding sequence GTGTACGCCACGGTGTCCACCCACGTCGAGACCACGAGGCGGATCGTCGCCGTCGTCCGCGACCGGGACGTCACGTTCCTGGCGGCCAGCGTCGCGTACTACGCGTTCATCTCCCTGGTCCCCTCGCTGCTGCTGCTGGTCGCGGTCGCCAGCGCGGCCCTCGGCGACGCGTTCGCGACGGTCGTGCTGGCGGAAAGCAGGGCGTTTCTCACCCCGGCCGGTCAGGAGACCGTCGCGAGCGCGATCGCCTCCGCTGAGGGACGGACGGGGGCGACCATCCTCGGCGCGGTGGTGTTGGGCTGGTCGACGCTGAAGGTGTTCCGCGGGCTCGACACTGCGTTCCAGGCGGCCTACGGGATCGAGGAACCATCGACCCTGATCGGCGAGCTCTCGGACGCGGCGGTCGTGGCCGTCGGGATCGGGACGGGGATCGTGTCGATGATCGTCCTCGGAACGCTGATCGCGGGCAGCGAACTCCTCCCGGCAGTCGCGGACGTCCCCGGCGTCGGGATCGTCGGGATGCTCGTGTTGCCCGTCGTGCTCGTGGTCGTCTTCCTTCCGATGTACTACGTGCTTCCGAATTGCCCGATGTCCGTCCGCGAGGCGATCCCGGGAACCCTCCTCGCCGCCGTGGGATGGACGGCCCTCCAGGCGGGCTTTCAGGCGTACGCCGCCACCGCCGGCCAGTACCAGGTCTACGGCGTCCTCGGCGGCATTCTGCTGCTCGTGACGTGGCTCTACCTCGCTTCGATCGTCGTGATCGTCGGCGCGGTGGCCAACGCGGTGATCGCGGACCGGCAACTCCAAGGGGACCCCGGTCGACCGACCGATATGGGCGACCGCGAGGACACCGAGGCGCGCGCCACGAGCGACGACGAGACCCCACAGGGGGCCCCCGACGTCGCCGCGCTCGAGGCCGAGGTCCGTCGGCTTCGAGCCGACCTCGACGAGTTCGAGGACGACGTCGAGCAGCGAACCGTCGACCGACCCCGACTCGAGACCGAGCTGAAGACGTACGTCCGCAAGCGGGTGCGGCGCGGGCACGCTCGGGGCTGGGGCCCGTACCTCGTGTTGCTGTACGGAACCGTCCTGACGCTCGGTGCCTTCCGATACCTCGAGGCCGGCTATGCGATCGCCGCGATGCTGATCCTCGGCCTCTCGACGCTCGGCCTGTACACCCTCTTCGTCCTCGTCGGTGTCGGGCTCAACGTGCTCGAGGCACCGGGGAAGGCGGTCGATTACGTCCGGAACCGCGGCGACGACTGA
- a CDS encoding RNA methyltransferase — MTDTGPPVDPDASPASESGSIPGSAGPESGPRSIDPVVVVVEPETPGNVGTIARAMKNFGLTELKLVDPPELEPDGEAYGFAGHAREDVLPNAETVTFEEVVETYHTVGCTAITGEDARRHVRFPYSTPVELRESLRTAETRTALVFGREGTGLDNDELRRLDEVCSIPADGEYPVLNLGQAATVLLYELRELTVDEYQLPDVELERAAEADIERLHDYFERFLEHADHREYRRDRCATLFRRLLGRAHPTDREVHTLLGVFRKATDKLEFADELAETYGESLYDEDASRR, encoded by the coding sequence ATGACTGATACGGGCCCGCCGGTCGATCCCGACGCGTCGCCAGCGTCCGAGTCCGGGTCCATCCCCGGATCGGCCGGTCCGGAGTCAGGACCTCGATCGATCGACCCCGTCGTGGTCGTCGTGGAGCCGGAGACGCCCGGAAACGTCGGCACGATCGCTCGCGCGATGAAGAACTTCGGGCTCACCGAGCTCAAGCTCGTCGATCCCCCCGAGCTCGAGCCCGACGGCGAGGCCTACGGCTTCGCGGGTCACGCCCGGGAGGACGTCCTCCCGAACGCCGAGACGGTCACCTTCGAGGAGGTCGTCGAGACCTACCACACCGTCGGCTGCACGGCGATCACCGGCGAGGACGCCCGGCGCCACGTCCGGTTTCCCTACTCGACGCCCGTGGAGCTGCGGGAGTCGCTGCGGACCGCCGAGACGCGGACCGCGCTCGTGTTCGGTCGCGAGGGAACCGGACTCGACAACGACGAGCTCAGGCGGCTCGACGAGGTGTGTTCGATCCCGGCGGACGGGGAGTATCCGGTCCTCAACCTCGGGCAGGCCGCGACCGTCCTCCTGTACGAGCTGCGCGAGCTGACCGTCGACGAGTACCAGCTCCCCGACGTCGAGCTCGAACGCGCCGCCGAGGCCGACATCGAGCGGCTTCACGACTACTTCGAGCGATTCCTCGAGCACGCCGACCACCGTGAGTATCGTCGGGACAGATGCGCGACGCTGTTCCGCCGCCTGCTGGGTCGCGCGCACCCGACCGACCGGGAGGTCCACACGCTGCTGGGCGTCTTCCGGAAGGCCACCGACAAGCTGGAGTTCGCCGACGAGCTCGCGGAGACCTACGGCGAGTCGCTGTACGACGAGGACGCCTCGCGCCGGTGA
- a CDS encoding 50S ribosomal protein L21e produces the protein MPSSNGPNKATRNKLSNTPRERGTSPPQRAIQEYEEGQKVHLKIDPSVRDGRFHPRFDGHTGTVTGKQGSAFTVEITDGGKEKTLIVSAAHLRAQN, from the coding sequence ATGCCGAGTTCCAACGGGCCCAACAAAGCGACGCGAAACAAGCTCTCGAACACGCCGCGCGAGCGCGGAACGTCGCCGCCACAGCGAGCGATCCAGGAGTACGAGGAGGGCCAGAAGGTCCACCTCAAGATCGACCCGAGCGTTCGCGATGGCCGGTTCCACCCCCGATTCGACGGCCACACCGGGACGGTCACCGGCAAGCAGGGCTCGGCGTTCACCGTCGAGATCACCGACGGCGGCAAGGAGAAGACGCTCATCGTCTCGGCCGCCCACCTGCGCGCACAGAACTAG
- a CDS encoding dihydropteroate synthase, producing the protein MRTVDAAGLEIGDGRPPRIMGVLNVSAESPYDPSVFDDPGDAAEYVDSELLDEGADIVDVGLESANKRFDVLTAEQELDRLDTALEAMASTSGDAVWSIETRYHEVADEALRHGFDMVNDVCGFADPEMPAVCASHDAAVVKMASPPDLERPGAIPDVDGIYEALSRNGFTEKTIIDPAFGGWTEEKTLADDRETFRRLREFRGYGRPLLVSINRKNFLREIPGRDTEAALPASLAATSMAVERGAHVIRTHDVAETRDAALIGAEFARERCRGTVDGIGIEELDVTTPGEANRHLDRLDATATLADESVVRVLELTGLDDERVRTLRSATEETTATFALAGSATTGTKTEATATDGSGRTPAQGLLIGTPAGLGRVHERVTDAGSTLEDAPLGNALERPIERTGWEK; encoded by the coding sequence ATGCGAACTGTGGACGCCGCAGGACTCGAGATCGGCGACGGTCGGCCCCCGCGGATCATGGGCGTGCTCAACGTCTCGGCGGAGTCGCCCTACGACCCGAGCGTGTTCGACGATCCGGGAGACGCGGCCGAATACGTCGATTCGGAGCTGCTCGACGAGGGTGCCGACATCGTCGACGTCGGGCTCGAGTCGGCGAACAAGCGGTTCGACGTCCTCACGGCCGAACAGGAGCTCGACCGCCTCGACACGGCCCTGGAGGCCATGGCGTCGACGTCCGGCGACGCCGTCTGGTCGATCGAGACGCGGTACCACGAGGTGGCCGACGAGGCGCTCCGGCACGGGTTTGACATGGTCAACGACGTCTGCGGGTTCGCCGACCCCGAAATGCCGGCCGTCTGTGCCTCCCACGACGCCGCCGTCGTGAAGATGGCCTCGCCGCCGGACCTCGAGCGGCCGGGCGCGATCCCGGACGTCGACGGGATCTACGAGGCGCTGTCGCGAAACGGGTTCACCGAGAAGACGATCATCGACCCGGCCTTCGGCGGGTGGACCGAGGAGAAGACGCTCGCCGACGATCGGGAGACCTTCCGCCGGCTCCGGGAGTTCCGGGGGTACGGGCGGCCGCTGCTGGTCTCGATCAACCGGAAGAACTTCCTCCGTGAGATCCCCGGCCGCGACACCGAGGCGGCGCTGCCGGCGTCGCTGGCGGCCACCTCGATGGCGGTCGAGCGCGGCGCCCACGTGATCCGGACCCACGACGTGGCCGAAACCCGCGACGCCGCGCTCATCGGCGCCGAGTTCGCTCGCGAGCGGTGCCGCGGGACTGTCGACGGGATCGGGATCGAGGAGCTCGACGTGACGACTCCCGGCGAGGCGAACCGACACCTCGACCGACTGGACGCGACCGCGACGCTGGCCGACGAGAGCGTCGTTCGGGTCCTCGAGCTGACGGGGCTCGACGACGAACGGGTCAGAACGCTCCGGTCGGCGACGGAGGAGACGACCGCGACGTTCGCCCTGGCGGGGTCCGCGACCACGGGGACGAAGACGGAGGCGACGGCGACCGACGGGTCCGGACGGACGCCGGCGCAGGGGCTCCTGATCGGAACCCCGGCCGGGCTCGGCCGCGTCCACGAACGCGTCACGGACGCCGGATCCACGCTCGAGGACGCTCCGCTCGGAAACGCGCTCGAGCGGCCGATCGAACGGACGGGATGGGAAAAGTAA